A genomic segment from Sorangium aterium encodes:
- a CDS encoding complex I subunit 1/NuoH family protein, producing MTSVELALAIVKILIVVLFLLNMAAIATWADRRQGAMVQDRVGPNRAVVYLPSLVVRGIVFFPPALLAALSVFTATRPASAPAAAETMVAAAQFAVAVAWLGLIVFCASARSGGPINPAEEALARVEPRSIFYGGVMAHVAVFFLTQAIPLSAAPVVARIACVLLGALLLVTGAYAALRVPEGKIPLRLLGTLHAAADAIKMIWKEDFIPKNADRLLHSLAPLLAMFPALVTFAVIPFGDKLCFEDNGDGVFGFGDLPLLKRTVDQAFTCSGHVVNLQVADLNVGILYIFAMAGTGIIGAALAGWASDNKFSLLGGLRAASQMVSYEVAMGLSVVGLFIIYGSVRLGDMVQWQAEHAWGIFVQPLAFILFLAALAAETKRIPFDQPEGESEIVAGYFVEYSGMKFGMFMTGEYVELITSSALLVTLFFGGYHLPFLDRDGINVAFGDATLFQYKMTHFAVSLTYVLAFFGKTILMAWVQVFFRWTLPRFRYDQVMRLGWTKLLPLTIVNMMVTGIVVLAVDSAPAGLVGGLQVAADVTHAIVAVGGFAAVVALIAGLLEPVERQRTVNSTSSRFAAAAGGTKASPQQA from the coding sequence ATGACCAGCGTCGAGCTCGCTCTCGCGATCGTCAAGATACTCATCGTCGTCCTGTTCCTGCTGAACATGGCGGCGATCGCCACCTGGGCCGACCGGCGCCAGGGCGCGATGGTGCAGGACCGCGTCGGCCCGAACCGGGCGGTCGTCTACCTGCCGTCCCTGGTCGTGCGGGGCATCGTGTTCTTCCCCCCGGCGCTGCTCGCGGCGCTCTCCGTGTTCACGGCGACGCGCCCGGCGTCCGCGCCGGCCGCGGCCGAGACGATGGTGGCCGCCGCGCAGTTCGCGGTGGCCGTGGCCTGGCTCGGGCTGATCGTGTTCTGCGCGTCGGCCCGCAGCGGCGGCCCGATCAACCCGGCCGAGGAGGCGCTCGCCCGCGTCGAGCCCCGCAGCATCTTCTACGGGGGCGTCATGGCCCACGTCGCGGTCTTCTTCCTGACGCAGGCGATCCCGCTCTCGGCGGCGCCCGTCGTCGCGCGGATCGCGTGCGTGCTGCTCGGCGCGCTGCTCCTCGTCACGGGCGCCTACGCGGCCCTGCGCGTGCCCGAGGGTAAGATCCCGCTGCGGCTCCTCGGCACGCTCCACGCCGCGGCCGACGCGATCAAGATGATCTGGAAGGAGGACTTCATCCCGAAGAACGCCGACCGGCTCCTCCACTCGCTCGCGCCGCTGCTCGCGATGTTCCCGGCGCTTGTGACGTTCGCGGTCATCCCGTTCGGCGACAAGCTCTGCTTCGAGGACAACGGCGACGGGGTCTTCGGCTTCGGGGACCTCCCGCTGCTCAAGCGGACGGTCGACCAGGCGTTCACGTGCAGCGGCCACGTCGTGAACCTCCAGGTCGCGGACCTCAACGTCGGCATCCTCTACATCTTCGCGATGGCGGGCACCGGCATCATCGGCGCCGCGCTCGCCGGCTGGGCGAGCGACAACAAGTTCTCGCTGCTCGGCGGCCTCCGCGCCGCGAGCCAGATGGTCAGCTACGAGGTCGCGATGGGCCTCAGCGTCGTCGGGCTCTTCATCATCTACGGCAGCGTCCGGCTCGGCGACATGGTGCAGTGGCAGGCCGAGCACGCGTGGGGGATCTTCGTCCAGCCGCTCGCGTTCATCCTGTTCCTCGCGGCCCTCGCGGCCGAGACGAAGCGCATCCCGTTCGATCAGCCCGAGGGCGAGAGCGAGATCGTCGCCGGCTACTTCGTCGAGTACTCCGGGATGAAGTTCGGCATGTTCATGACCGGCGAGTACGTGGAGCTCATCACGTCGAGCGCGCTCCTCGTCACGCTCTTCTTCGGCGGCTACCACCTGCCGTTCCTGGACCGCGACGGCATCAACGTCGCCTTCGGCGACGCGACGCTCTTCCAGTACAAGATGACCCACTTCGCCGTGAGCCTGACGTACGTGCTGGCGTTCTTCGGCAAGACGATCCTCATGGCGTGGGTGCAGGTCTTCTTCCGCTGGACGCTGCCGCGCTTCCGTTACGACCAGGTGATGCGGCTCGGGTGGACGAAGCTCCTGCCGCTCACGATCGTCAACATGATGGTCACGGGCATCGTCGTGCTGGCCGTCGACTCGGCGCCCGCGGGGCTCGTCGGCGGTCTCCAGGTCGCGGCCGACGTCACCCACGCGATCGTCGCCGTGGGCGGGTTCGCGGCGGTCGTGGCGCTGATCGCCGGCCTCCTCGAGCCGGTCGAGCGCCAGCGCACCGTCAACTCCACCTCGTCCCGGTTCGCTGCCGCGGCGGGGGGCACCAAGGCGTCGCCGCAGCAGGCGTAG
- a CDS encoding NuoI/complex I 23 kDa subunit family protein, whose amino-acid sequence MARATPSNTWTKPAGRPIAGKPIPRPTRSADVQAYIPEMVKGLGITMKHFFKNTKEMVLGQKPDPVLNALEPGVTTISYPEEKRPYPERFRGIHRLTLREDNSPRCVACLCCSTACPAQCIAIEPAEYPDGDRRKGYERYPSSFVIDELRCVFCGFCVEACPVDAIRMDTGLHAVPYDSREQFIYRRDLLMSLSDRSGSRLTANTRHEPGDPTHPGLSRDHADH is encoded by the coding sequence ATGGCGAGAGCTACCCCCAGCAACACGTGGACGAAGCCGGCCGGCAGGCCGATCGCCGGCAAGCCCATCCCGCGCCCGACCCGGAGCGCCGACGTCCAGGCCTACATCCCCGAGATGGTCAAGGGCCTGGGGATCACGATGAAGCACTTCTTCAAGAACACGAAGGAGATGGTGCTCGGCCAGAAGCCCGACCCGGTGCTGAACGCGCTCGAGCCGGGCGTCACGACGATCAGCTACCCCGAGGAGAAGCGCCCCTACCCGGAGCGCTTCCGGGGCATCCACCGGCTCACGCTGCGCGAGGACAACTCGCCCCGCTGCGTCGCGTGCCTCTGCTGCTCGACGGCGTGCCCGGCGCAGTGCATCGCGATCGAGCCGGCCGAGTACCCCGACGGCGATCGGCGGAAGGGCTACGAGCGGTACCCGAGCAGCTTCGTCATCGACGAGCTCCGCTGCGTCTTCTGCGGCTTCTGCGTCGAGGCGTGCCCCGTCGACGCCATCCGGATGGACACCGGCCTCCACGCGGTGCCCTACGACTCGCGCGAGCAGTTCATCTACAGGCGCGATCTCCTCATGAGCCTCTCCGATCGTTCGGGCTCGCGGCTGACGGCGAACACGCGCCACGAGCCCGGCGACCCGACGCACCCTGGCCTGTCGCGCGATCACGCGGATCACTGA
- the gatB gene encoding Asp-tRNA(Asn)/Glu-tRNA(Gln) amidotransferase subunit GatB translates to MATTYGSFEAVIGLEVHAQLLTRTKAFCGCATSFGDPPNTHTCPVCLGLPGALPVLNREAVRMAVSAALALGCAVQESSVFARKNYFYPDLPKGFQISQFDRPLALRGQLEIETEAGKTRAGITRVHMEEDAGKNLHGIGGLSVVDLNRAGTPLIEIVGEPDLRSGAEAAEYLKRLREILMFIGVNDGNLEQGSFRCDANVSVRKAGETKLGTRTELKNINSFRFVAEAIDLEIRRQIALIEQGGRVRQQTRGYNAEKKETYLLRDKENESGYRYFPEPDLPPLVVDEAFLADVRGALQEPPADKRRRFTESLGLTPYAASVLTGHPQIAAFFEEAARLHGDAVKVANFVQGEVLRDTRTAGLTATFPVAPGQVAALLRLVDEGAISGKQAKEVYMEMAGTDRAPGDIVRDKGMAVMSDAAAIEAVAASVIAANEKQAAAYRAGKTALFGFFVGQIMKKTGGSANPAVVNDVLKRLLEGAPATGG, encoded by the coding sequence ATGGCGACGACGTACGGCTCCTTCGAGGCGGTCATCGGGCTCGAGGTCCACGCGCAGCTCCTCACCCGGACCAAGGCGTTCTGTGGCTGCGCGACCAGCTTCGGCGACCCGCCGAACACGCACACGTGCCCTGTCTGCCTCGGTCTCCCGGGGGCGCTCCCGGTCCTGAACCGCGAGGCGGTCCGGATGGCGGTGAGCGCCGCGCTCGCGCTCGGCTGCGCCGTCCAGGAGAGCAGCGTCTTCGCGAGGAAGAACTACTTCTACCCGGACCTGCCGAAGGGGTTCCAGATCAGCCAGTTCGATCGGCCGCTCGCGCTGCGCGGCCAGCTCGAGATCGAGACCGAGGCGGGCAAGACGCGGGCGGGGATCACGCGCGTCCACATGGAGGAGGACGCCGGCAAGAACCTCCACGGCATCGGCGGCCTGTCGGTCGTCGATCTCAACCGCGCCGGCACGCCGCTCATCGAGATCGTCGGCGAGCCCGATCTCCGCTCGGGCGCGGAGGCGGCCGAGTACCTGAAGCGGCTGCGCGAGATCCTGATGTTCATCGGCGTGAACGACGGCAACCTCGAGCAGGGCAGCTTCCGCTGCGACGCCAACGTCTCGGTCCGCAAGGCGGGGGAGACGAAGCTCGGCACGCGGACGGAGCTCAAGAACATCAACTCGTTCCGCTTCGTCGCCGAGGCGATCGATCTCGAGATCCGGCGGCAGATCGCGCTCATCGAGCAGGGCGGCCGCGTCCGGCAGCAGACCCGCGGGTACAACGCCGAGAAGAAGGAGACGTACCTCCTCCGCGACAAGGAGAACGAGTCCGGCTACCGCTACTTCCCCGAGCCGGATCTGCCGCCGCTCGTCGTGGACGAGGCGTTCCTCGCCGACGTGCGCGGCGCGCTCCAGGAGCCGCCGGCCGACAAGCGGCGCCGCTTCACCGAGTCGCTCGGCCTCACCCCGTACGCGGCGTCGGTCCTGACCGGCCACCCGCAGATCGCGGCGTTCTTCGAGGAGGCCGCGCGCCTCCACGGCGACGCCGTCAAGGTCGCGAACTTCGTCCAGGGCGAGGTGCTGCGCGACACCCGGACGGCGGGGCTCACGGCGACGTTCCCGGTCGCCCCCGGGCAGGTGGCCGCGCTGCTCCGCCTCGTGGACGAGGGCGCGATCAGCGGCAAGCAGGCCAAGGAGGTCTACATGGAGATGGCCGGCACGGACCGGGCGCCCGGCGACATCGTCCGCGACAAGGGCATGGCCGTGATGAGCGACGCCGCCGCGATCGAGGCCGTGGCCGCGTCGGTCATCGCCGCGAACGAGAAGCAGGCGGCGGCGTACCGCGCCGGCAAGACCGCGCTGTTCGGCTTCTTCGTCGGTCAGATCATGAAGAAGACGGGGGGCAGCGCGAACCCGGCCGTCGTGAACGATGTGCTGAAGCGACTGCTCGAGGGAGCTCCCGCCACGGGCGGGTGA
- a CDS encoding lysophospholipid acyltransferase family protein: MVSARPLDALRFPLRTAGFVGLTFGMYGLLEVDTAISPAADREVVLHTWMRRYGRALLKLYGLDVRAGGLFQGERAAGAADPAGAGYCPGRDAAGVGRLFVMNHRSALDIMITLAFFEATVVSRADLAGWPVIGMAARRVGTLFVDRSSKRSGSAVVQAMCAALKGGRGVMVYPEGTTFSGDEVRPFRAGGFTAACRVGAEIVPVGLVYGGAESSYVDESFTAHMARVSRARRIPVAIEVGAPIATVGQDVGEVRDESHRAVQALVHRARARLVADG, from the coding sequence ATGGTCAGCGCTCGTCCACTCGACGCCCTCCGCTTCCCTCTCCGCACGGCCGGCTTCGTCGGCCTCACCTTCGGCATGTACGGCCTGCTCGAGGTCGACACAGCGATCTCACCCGCGGCCGACCGCGAAGTGGTCCTCCACACATGGATGCGCCGGTATGGGCGCGCGCTCCTGAAGCTCTACGGGCTCGACGTGCGTGCGGGCGGCCTCTTCCAGGGTGAGCGCGCCGCCGGCGCGGCCGATCCGGCGGGCGCCGGGTACTGCCCTGGGCGCGACGCCGCCGGGGTCGGCCGGCTGTTCGTGATGAACCACCGCTCCGCGCTCGACATCATGATCACGCTCGCCTTCTTCGAGGCCACGGTCGTGAGCCGGGCCGACCTCGCCGGATGGCCGGTCATCGGCATGGCGGCGCGCCGCGTCGGAACACTCTTCGTGGACCGCTCCAGCAAGCGCAGCGGCTCTGCGGTCGTCCAGGCGATGTGCGCCGCGCTCAAGGGCGGCCGTGGTGTGATGGTCTACCCCGAGGGGACCACGTTCTCCGGAGATGAGGTGCGGCCGTTCCGCGCGGGCGGCTTCACCGCGGCCTGCCGCGTCGGCGCGGAGATCGTCCCTGTGGGGCTCGTGTACGGCGGCGCCGAGTCCTCCTACGTCGACGAGTCGTTCACGGCGCACATGGCCCGGGTGAGCCGTGCGCGACGTATCCCGGTGGCGATCGAGGTCGGCGCGCCCATCGCCACGGTAGGCCAGGACGTCGGCGAGGTGCGCGACGAGTCGCACCGCGCCGTCCAGGCGCTCGTTCACCGCGCCCGCGCGCGGCTCGTCGCCGACGGTTAG
- a CDS encoding hybrid sensor histidine kinase/response regulator, with translation MAWQVLKPPRGGAIHNELMFLADASEQLTGSLDPHTILERLARLSVPYLADWCTVDLIERGAADAMGLVGSVPPPPPSNDPTFVAGADGFDPAPVAGIYAARRQRAAADSDRAGAARAGHAGATRQRFCRVAAKHVNPEREGLLRAISPDAEERLGIAKVLHSGESELLHELDRDKSDEAAERAAALEQLGTRSAMAVPLIARGRKLGVLSFGVSESNRIYSADDLVLAAELAHRVALALDNAYLYRKAEEARHAAERSADRAAWLFAVTAALSDAITPPAVLRVLASDVVAAAGAMTGVVALRAGLGGELETVRSTGYLEAQIARFKSFDLGAELPLARAVRERQPIFLESEERFGEFEPGFASCCVATGERAYAAIPLFLEGRVLGAVGFGFSAPQSFSEDDRAFMLALVQQSAQALERARLSALQTEEAMHLSHEVLKQMPEAILVTDVEGNIRYWMGEAESIFGYLSEEIVGKSMALLHREDVREEGTARILQQIEDARTFVGEVPCVRRDGSEVPIEITAYAVHDQEGRPLFLVGIHRDITDRKRAEEERARLIRVQAARAEAEEAARRFAFLAELSTALAASLDFTATLQSLARLVLPVLADFCLVDIDDGLGLRHVAAAHVSPLKEPLLRYFHPSRVDGEPGPVARVLRTGRSELYADVRGDVLLHEAMTSEEATANRTLAPLSYLVVALRARGRILGAISLVSSESGRFFERSDVAFAEEVAHRAALALDNARLYREVQDANRLKDEFLGTVSHELRTPLNAILGWARMMQAGSLDRVAETRALSAVERNAEHQVTLIDELLDASQVVTGTLKIERLAVELTLPVQTAVESILPSAAGKGVAIETRLDPEGVFVEGDPARLQQVVWHLLSNAVKFARPGGLVQVQLSQDERFAEVRVIDDGEGISADSLPHVFERFRQEDNSGARRHGGLGLGLSIVRHIVGLHGGMVRVTSAGPGRGTTCTVQLPLSTGATATALTNAGIAPDPRNPFPRLTGVRVLIADDDPDTLAMLSAVLRRCGAEVSTATSSNEALKLLETSEPALLVVDIGMPGEDGYSLIRRVRDLLPRKVGRTPALALTPYARTEDRVRALAAGYQMHVPKPIEPIELAAAVKCLATGLMPWSRDE, from the coding sequence ATGGCATGGCAGGTCCTGAAGCCGCCCCGCGGAGGGGCGATCCATAATGAGCTGATGTTCCTGGCGGACGCGAGCGAGCAGCTCACCGGATCGCTTGACCCTCATACGATCCTCGAGCGACTCGCGCGTCTGTCGGTGCCCTACCTGGCGGACTGGTGCACGGTCGATCTCATCGAGCGTGGCGCCGCGGACGCCATGGGCCTGGTCGGCTCGGTGCCGCCGCCGCCGCCGTCGAACGATCCCACGTTCGTGGCCGGGGCGGACGGGTTCGACCCCGCGCCCGTGGCGGGCATCTATGCGGCCCGGCGCCAGCGCGCCGCCGCGGACTCCGACAGGGCGGGCGCCGCTCGGGCGGGCCACGCGGGCGCGACGCGGCAGCGGTTCTGCCGGGTCGCCGCGAAGCACGTGAACCCCGAGCGCGAGGGGCTCCTGCGCGCGATCTCGCCCGACGCCGAGGAGCGCCTCGGCATCGCCAAGGTGCTGCACAGCGGCGAGTCCGAGCTCTTGCACGAGCTCGATCGCGACAAGAGCGACGAGGCCGCCGAGCGCGCCGCGGCGCTGGAGCAGCTCGGCACGCGGTCGGCGATGGCGGTGCCGCTCATCGCGCGCGGCCGCAAGCTCGGCGTGCTGTCGTTCGGCGTGTCCGAGTCGAACCGCATCTACTCCGCGGACGACCTCGTGCTCGCGGCCGAGCTCGCGCACCGCGTGGCGCTGGCGCTCGACAACGCCTACCTCTACCGGAAGGCGGAGGAGGCGCGCCACGCGGCGGAGCGGAGCGCGGACCGGGCCGCGTGGCTCTTCGCGGTGACGGCCGCCCTGTCCGACGCGATCACGCCGCCCGCGGTGCTCCGCGTGCTCGCGAGCGACGTCGTCGCGGCCGCCGGGGCGATGACCGGCGTGGTGGCGCTGCGCGCCGGGCTCGGCGGCGAGCTCGAGACGGTGCGCTCGACGGGCTACCTTGAGGCGCAGATCGCGCGCTTCAAGAGCTTCGACCTCGGCGCGGAGCTGCCGCTCGCGCGCGCGGTCCGGGAGCGCCAGCCGATCTTCCTCGAGTCGGAGGAGCGCTTCGGCGAGTTCGAGCCGGGCTTCGCGTCGTGCTGCGTCGCGACGGGCGAGCGCGCGTACGCCGCGATCCCGCTCTTCCTCGAGGGGCGCGTGCTCGGCGCCGTGGGGTTCGGCTTCTCGGCGCCGCAGTCGTTCTCCGAGGACGACCGGGCGTTCATGCTCGCGCTGGTCCAGCAGAGCGCGCAGGCGCTCGAGCGGGCGCGCCTCTCCGCGCTGCAGACGGAGGAGGCCATGCACCTCTCGCACGAGGTGCTGAAGCAGATGCCCGAGGCCATCCTCGTCACGGACGTCGAGGGCAACATCCGGTACTGGATGGGCGAGGCCGAGTCGATCTTCGGCTACCTGTCCGAGGAGATCGTCGGCAAGAGCATGGCGCTCCTCCACCGCGAGGACGTCCGTGAGGAGGGCACGGCCCGGATCCTCCAGCAGATCGAGGACGCGCGCACCTTCGTCGGCGAGGTCCCATGCGTCCGGCGCGACGGCTCCGAGGTGCCGATCGAGATCACGGCGTACGCGGTCCACGACCAGGAGGGTCGCCCGCTGTTCCTCGTCGGCATCCACCGCGACATCACCGATCGCAAGCGGGCCGAGGAGGAGCGCGCCCGGCTGATCCGGGTGCAGGCGGCGCGGGCCGAGGCGGAGGAGGCGGCGCGGCGGTTCGCGTTCCTGGCCGAGCTCAGCACGGCGCTGGCCGCGTCGCTGGACTTCACGGCGACGCTCCAGTCGCTCGCGCGGCTCGTCCTGCCGGTGCTCGCCGATTTCTGCCTTGTCGACATCGACGACGGCCTGGGGCTGCGCCACGTCGCGGCCGCGCACGTGAGCCCGCTGAAGGAGCCGCTGCTCCGGTACTTCCACCCGAGCCGGGTCGACGGCGAGCCGGGCCCCGTGGCGCGCGTGCTGCGCACGGGCCGCTCGGAGCTCTACGCGGACGTCCGCGGGGACGTGCTGCTGCACGAGGCGATGACGAGCGAGGAGGCCACGGCCAACCGGACGCTCGCGCCGCTCTCGTACCTCGTGGTGGCGCTCCGGGCGCGCGGGCGGATCCTCGGCGCGATCTCGCTCGTGTCGTCGGAGTCGGGCCGGTTCTTCGAGCGGTCCGACGTGGCCTTCGCGGAGGAGGTGGCGCACCGGGCCGCGCTGGCGCTCGACAACGCGCGCCTCTACCGCGAGGTGCAGGACGCCAACCGGCTGAAGGACGAGTTCCTCGGGACGGTGTCGCACGAGCTGCGGACGCCGCTCAACGCGATCCTCGGCTGGGCGAGGATGATGCAGGCGGGCTCGCTCGATCGGGTCGCGGAGACGCGGGCGCTCTCGGCGGTCGAGCGCAACGCCGAGCACCAGGTGACGCTCATCGACGAGCTGCTCGACGCGTCGCAGGTCGTGACGGGCACGCTGAAGATCGAGCGGCTCGCGGTGGAGCTGACGCTGCCGGTGCAGACGGCGGTCGAGTCGATCCTCCCGTCGGCCGCGGGCAAGGGCGTGGCGATCGAGACGAGGCTCGATCCGGAGGGCGTGTTCGTCGAGGGCGACCCTGCGCGGCTGCAGCAGGTCGTGTGGCACCTGCTCTCGAACGCGGTGAAATTCGCCCGCCCCGGCGGGCTCGTGCAGGTACAGCTCTCGCAGGACGAGCGGTTCGCCGAGGTCAGGGTGATCGACGACGGCGAGGGCATCTCGGCGGACTCGCTCCCGCACGTCTTCGAGCGGTTCCGGCAGGAGGACAACAGCGGCGCGCGCCGGCACGGGGGCCTCGGGCTCGGGCTGTCGATCGTGCGGCACATCGTCGGGCTGCACGGCGGCATGGTGCGCGTGACGAGCGCCGGCCCCGGGCGCGGGACGACGTGCACGGTGCAGCTGCCGCTCTCGACGGGCGCGACCGCGACGGCGCTCACGAACGCGGGGATCGCGCCGGACCCGCGCAACCCGTTCCCTCGGCTGACCGGGGTGCGGGTGCTCATCGCGGACGACGATCCGGATACGCTGGCGATGCTCTCGGCGGTGCTGCGGCGCTGCGGGGCCGAGGTCAGCACGGCGACGTCGAGCAACGAGGCGCTCAAGCTGCTGGAGACGTCGGAGCCGGCGCTGCTCGTCGTCGACATCGGGATGCCGGGGGAGGACGGGTACTCGCTGATCCGGCGGGTGCGGGATCTGCTGCCGCGCAAGGTGGGGCGCACGCCGGCGCTGGCGCTGACGCCGTACGCGCGGACCGAGGACCGGGTGCGGGCGCTCGCAGCCGGCTACCAGATGCACGTGCCCAAGCCGATCGAGCCGATCGAGCTGGCGGCGGCGGTGAAGTGCCTGGCGACCGGGTTGATGCCTTGGTCCCGGGACGAGTGA
- a CDS encoding RING finger protein, translating into MTAALGMLSPAEGALPSPLDFVVEALAEAGALAERDDARAVALLPAQLAAEIEVAEECALALYPDRDGDVACGLGSTLLERLIARARGRPVSTSVRLAADPPRPAHVRAAADRFVLRNGLCEPGQISTGTAVYVAASVAYGVEADDRREGLVRVVLNAHDGGEPDAAVGSRLDLAWPSALVLPSAVSLSTDDRTADWIALRAERAVRAAVQPLLGEVERRHARDHDRIVSYFADLIAEARAPRRRADPKAVEAKVAHLVAERNAKLEALPARFAAKVTCSVAALVSAEVPTALVNMRLRRRKEARDIVLRLPAGASSLDRLTCEACAAATARPAACDDRMHLLCEACAPNAQGRIACPACAKRR; encoded by the coding sequence GTGACCGCGGCGCTGGGAATGCTCTCGCCCGCGGAGGGCGCGCTGCCCTCTCCGCTCGATTTCGTGGTCGAGGCGCTCGCGGAGGCCGGAGCGCTCGCCGAGCGGGACGACGCGCGGGCGGTAGCGCTCCTGCCGGCGCAGCTCGCGGCCGAGATCGAGGTTGCGGAGGAGTGCGCCCTCGCGCTCTACCCCGATCGGGACGGGGACGTCGCATGCGGCCTTGGCTCGACGCTGCTAGAGCGGTTGATCGCGAGGGCGCGTGGGCGGCCCGTGTCCACCTCGGTGCGGCTCGCCGCGGATCCGCCGCGACCTGCCCACGTGCGGGCCGCCGCGGACCGCTTCGTGCTGCGCAACGGGCTCTGTGAGCCCGGCCAGATCTCCACGGGCACGGCGGTCTACGTCGCTGCCAGCGTCGCTTATGGTGTCGAGGCCGACGACCGGCGCGAGGGGCTCGTGCGGGTCGTGCTGAACGCGCATGACGGCGGCGAGCCGGACGCTGCGGTGGGCTCGCGCCTGGATCTCGCCTGGCCGAGCGCTCTCGTGCTGCCGAGCGCCGTTTCCCTCTCGACGGACGATCGCACGGCGGACTGGATCGCGCTCCGCGCCGAGCGGGCGGTGCGGGCTGCGGTGCAACCGCTGCTCGGCGAGGTCGAGCGCAGGCATGCGCGGGATCACGATCGTATTGTGTCGTATTTCGCGGACCTGATCGCCGAGGCGCGGGCGCCGCGGCGGCGCGCGGATCCGAAGGCGGTCGAGGCCAAGGTCGCGCACCTCGTCGCCGAGCGGAACGCGAAGCTCGAGGCCTTGCCCGCGCGGTTCGCGGCGAAGGTGACGTGTTCGGTCGCCGCGCTGGTGAGCGCCGAGGTCCCGACGGCGCTCGTGAACATGCGTCTCCGGCGGCGCAAGGAGGCGCGGGACATCGTCTTGCGGCTCCCGGCGGGCGCTTCGAGCCTGGACAGGCTCACGTGCGAGGCGTGCGCCGCGGCGACGGCGCGGCCGGCGGCGTGCGACGATCGGATGCACCTGCTCTGCGAGGCGTGCGCGCCGAACGCGCAGGGCCGCATCGCGTGCCCGGCGTGCGCGAAGCGGCGCTGA